From Vibrio aerogenes, a single genomic window includes:
- a CDS encoding SLC13 family permease yields the protein MPAISLKQFIKLILCFLPPLILLWLPMDSIPIPELTLIQHRLLAIFLLAALLWVLEPVPVFATSILIITLELIMISNKGLHWFRHPPEGHDFGTLISYTDIFSAFSSPIIILFMGGFALAIAASKYELDNNLARVLLRPFGKQPKFIMLGLMLITACFSMFMSNTATTVMMLALLGPIVASSQAGDKGIKALVLCIPVAANTGGIATPIGTPPNAIALQYLTGENSISFLSWMMMGLPFVFIQLTLAWFLLQKLFPSAQKQLTLNLEGEFGKTWQAITVYVTFAVTILLWMTTSLHGMNTYVVSIIPLAVFTLTGIMGKNELKQINWDVLWLVAGGIAIGIGLEKTGLALAMANAIDYQSLSPLLVIITLSLVCWIMANFMSNTATANLLMPIAAAIGSSMTSLASMGGLQGLLIVVAFSASLGMILPVSTPPNSLAYSTGLIESKDMAKTGVIIGTAGLLIVYIAAMILT from the coding sequence ATGCCAGCCATCAGCCTGAAACAATTCATTAAACTTATATTGTGCTTTCTGCCTCCACTGATTCTTTTATGGCTGCCGATGGATAGTATACCCATTCCCGAACTGACCCTGATTCAGCACAGACTTCTGGCTATTTTTCTGTTAGCGGCATTACTTTGGGTACTTGAGCCGGTCCCTGTTTTCGCCACATCAATTTTAATCATTACTCTGGAACTGATAATGATTTCAAATAAAGGCCTGCACTGGTTCAGACATCCACCAGAAGGACATGATTTTGGCACACTGATTTCGTATACGGATATTTTCAGTGCATTTTCATCACCAATCATTATTCTGTTTATGGGAGGATTCGCTCTGGCTATTGCCGCCTCCAAATATGAACTTGATAATAATCTCGCGCGGGTTTTACTCAGGCCTTTTGGCAAGCAACCCAAGTTCATTATGCTGGGACTGATGCTGATCACCGCCTGTTTCTCAATGTTCATGTCAAATACAGCAACAACAGTGATGATGCTTGCCTTGCTCGGCCCGATTGTTGCCTCATCACAAGCCGGCGACAAAGGTATCAAAGCACTTGTGCTTTGCATTCCTGTTGCTGCAAATACAGGAGGGATTGCAACGCCAATTGGGACTCCCCCAAATGCAATCGCACTTCAATATCTGACCGGAGAAAATTCCATCAGCTTTTTATCCTGGATGATGATGGGTCTCCCGTTTGTATTTATACAACTGACTCTCGCTTGGTTCCTGCTGCAAAAGCTTTTTCCTTCAGCACAAAAGCAACTGACTCTGAACCTCGAAGGCGAATTTGGTAAAACATGGCAAGCGATCACGGTTTATGTGACTTTTGCAGTCACCATACTGCTATGGATGACAACATCACTTCACGGAATGAACACCTATGTTGTTTCTATTATCCCTCTGGCTGTATTTACGTTGACCGGTATTATGGGAAAAAATGAGTTAAAGCAGATCAACTGGGATGTTCTCTGGCTGGTTGCCGGAGGAATTGCAATCGGGATTGGCCTCGAGAAAACCGGATTAGCACTGGCGATGGCAAACGCAATTGACTATCAGAGTTTATCGCCATTACTGGTCATTATTACGCTGTCTCTTGTATGCTGGATTATGGCTAATTTTATGTCCAATACAGCGACAGCAAACTTACTCATGCCAATCGCAGCAGCGATTGGGAGTTCCATGACCAGCCTTGCATCTATGGGAGGACTCCAGGGATTATTGATTGTTGTCGCCTTTTCCGCATCACTGGGTATGATTTTACCGGTGTCTACACCACCAAATTCCCTGGCCTACTCTACAGGACTGATTGAAAGTAAAGATATGGCTAAAACGGGTGTGATTATTGGGACAGCCGGGTTACTGATTGTTTATATTGCCGCAATGATTCTGACCTGA
- a CDS encoding DMT family transporter, translating into MGYEWFALAAAFLWAVSSLLSVIPARHLGSFSYSRWRMGCTFIMLSFMALITGGWATVQLHDLMPMALSGLIGIFIGDTALFACFNRMGPRQAGLLFSCHAVFSAILGFFIFGETMTIHELLGALLVFCGVVIAIFFRKSNPRELETVHGNIWVGILLGLLAALCQALGGILAKPVMQSSTDPVAASAIRMIAAFAAHGILCLTGTHIAKSVLPITFRIFGITLLNAFLAMAVGMTLIMYALQDGNVGMVALLSSTTPIMLLPALWLYTKQRPSRFAWFGAMIAVIGTAILVY; encoded by the coding sequence ATGGGGTATGAGTGGTTCGCACTGGCTGCGGCTTTTTTATGGGCGGTCTCCAGTTTACTGTCTGTGATTCCTGCAAGACACTTAGGATCCTTTTCCTATAGCCGATGGCGCATGGGATGTACATTCATCATGCTTTCATTCATGGCGCTCATCACCGGTGGCTGGGCTACTGTACAACTTCACGATCTTATGCCCATGGCATTATCCGGGCTCATCGGTATTTTTATTGGTGACACGGCGCTTTTCGCCTGCTTCAACCGCATGGGGCCGCGTCAGGCTGGGTTGCTATTTTCATGCCATGCAGTTTTTTCAGCCATTCTGGGCTTTTTCATTTTCGGCGAAACCATGACAATTCATGAGCTACTCGGTGCTCTGCTTGTTTTTTGTGGTGTCGTGATTGCAATTTTCTTCAGAAAATCCAATCCCAGAGAACTTGAAACAGTTCATGGAAATATCTGGGTGGGCATATTACTTGGATTACTCGCTGCGCTATGTCAGGCGCTGGGGGGAATTCTTGCAAAGCCCGTGATGCAATCCAGTACAGATCCTGTTGCGGCTTCAGCGATCAGAATGATTGCAGCTTTTGCCGCACACGGCATATTATGCCTGACCGGAACACACATTGCGAAATCTGTATTACCCATCACCTTCAGGATTTTTGGGATCACACTCCTCAATGCATTTTTGGCAATGGCTGTCGGAATGACTTTAATCATGTACGCATTACAGGACGGAAATGTCGGCATGGTCGCCCTGTTGTCTTCGACAACCCCGATTATGCTACTGCCGGCTTTGTGGTTATATACCAAACAAAGACCGAGCCGTTTTGCCTGGTTTGGTGCTATGATTGCTGTTATCGGTACGGCGATACTTGTGTACTGA
- the gpmM gene encoding 2,3-bisphosphoglycerate-independent phosphoglycerate mutase, with product MSTKKPMALVILDGWGYREDNDNNAVNNANTPVIDSLLKNNPNTLISASGMDVGLPDGQMGNSEVGHTNIGAGRIVYQDLTRITKAIADGEFQQNEVLTAAIDKAVKAGKAVHLMGLMSPGGVHSHEDHIYAAVELAAARGAEKIYLHCFLDGRDTPPRSAENSLKKFDELFAKLGKGRVASLVGRYYAMDRDNNWDRVVKAYDLLTQAKGEFTSESAVAGLQAAYSRDENDEFVKPTVIQANGEDSAAINDGDAVLFMNYRADRARQITRTFVTDFAGFERAKFPETDFVMLTQYAADIPLACAYPPASLANTYGEWLAKAGKSQLRISETEKYAHVTFFFNGGVEDEFEGEERQLVASPKVATYDLQPEMSSGELTDKLVAAIKSGKYDAIICNYPNGDMVGHTGVYDAAVKACEAVDHCIGRVVEAIKEVDGQLLITADHGNAEMMVDPATGGTHTAHTNLPVPLIYVGSKDIQLKDGGKLSDLAPTMLALTETEIPEEMSGKPLF from the coding sequence ATGTCAACGAAGAAGCCCATGGCTCTGGTCATTCTTGATGGTTGGGGTTACCGTGAAGATAATGATAACAATGCTGTCAATAATGCGAATACACCAGTCATTGACAGCCTCTTAAAAAACAACCCAAATACTCTGATTTCTGCTTCAGGAATGGATGTGGGCCTGCCTGATGGACAGATGGGTAACTCTGAAGTCGGCCATACCAACATTGGAGCGGGCCGGATCGTTTATCAGGATCTGACCCGCATTACCAAAGCAATTGCTGACGGTGAATTCCAACAAAACGAAGTGCTGACTGCGGCGATCGATAAAGCAGTCAAAGCAGGGAAAGCAGTTCACCTGATGGGGCTGATGTCACCTGGCGGCGTTCACTCTCACGAAGATCATATCTATGCTGCGGTAGAACTTGCAGCCGCGCGTGGCGCTGAAAAGATCTATCTTCACTGTTTCCTTGACGGACGTGACACACCACCACGCAGTGCAGAAAACTCTCTGAAAAAATTCGATGAATTATTTGCAAAACTGGGTAAAGGAAGAGTTGCTTCTCTTGTTGGTCGTTACTATGCCATGGATCGTGATAACAACTGGGACCGCGTAGTAAAAGCATATGATTTGCTGACACAGGCGAAAGGCGAATTCACTTCTGAGTCCGCAGTCGCCGGTCTTCAGGCAGCTTATAGCCGTGATGAAAATGATGAGTTTGTCAAACCAACAGTCATTCAGGCAAATGGTGAGGATTCAGCAGCCATTAATGATGGCGATGCCGTTCTGTTTATGAACTATCGTGCGGATCGTGCACGTCAGATCACCCGGACGTTTGTCACGGACTTTGCAGGATTTGAAAGAGCGAAGTTCCCCGAAACTGATTTTGTGATGCTGACTCAATACGCTGCTGATATCCCTCTTGCATGTGCTTATCCACCAGCATCGCTTGCAAACACTTATGGTGAATGGCTAGCCAAAGCGGGTAAATCTCAGCTTCGTATTTCTGAAACAGAAAAATATGCACACGTGACATTCTTCTTTAATGGCGGTGTGGAGGATGAGTTTGAAGGTGAAGAGCGTCAGCTTGTTGCATCCCCGAAGGTTGCCACTTATGATCTACAGCCTGAAATGAGCTCTGGTGAGCTGACCGATAAACTGGTCGCAGCCATCAAATCTGGTAAATATGATGCCATCATCTGTAACTATCCGAATGGCGATATGGTTGGTCATACTGGCGTTTATGATGCAGCAGTTAAGGCTTGTGAAGCCGTTGACCATTGTATCGGTCGTGTTGTCGAAGCCATTAAAGAGGTCGATGGTCAGCTACTGATTACAGCAGACCACGGCAATGCTGAAATGATGGTTGATCCTGCAACAGGCGGCACCCATACGGCACACACAAATCTGCCGGTTCCGCTCATTTACGTTGGAAGCAAAGATATTCAGCTGAAAGACGGTGGTAAATTATCCGACTTAGCACCTACCATGCTGGCGCTGACAGAGACTGAAATACCGGAAGAAATGTCAGGCAAACCATTATTCTGA
- a CDS encoding murein hydrolase activator EnvC family protein: MNQTVIDRTFINIPILFSLFCILLIAFPLTVFSAPQQELQGVKTEISRQRTSLDKQSKQLDKLQSTLKQQELSISSLEKQIATTKTLLSKSNQSLAKTEQKIRLIEQKKQKQENQLGQLLHTYYMLHKKNSAEYLFKDDPNDDRIRQYYQHLAKARIEIIEQLNKTTQQLYNHEKLGQQERDKIKSLLSQQTARHKKLQNTQSKRRTTLKKIKSNISSNKNYLAELQRNESRLKAEMAKATKRNIVPMKGLASRKGKLAWPLKGKLLHRFRTRQTGQVRWKGIVISASYGQSVKAVYPGTVVFSDYLRGYGLVVLIDHGKGDMTLYGFNQTLLKKEGDRVSAGERIALAGDTGGQPVPSLYFEIRRNSKAENPLSWLAK; this comes from the coding sequence ATGAATCAGACCGTCATCGACCGAACATTTATCAACATACCCATACTATTTTCTCTTTTTTGCATCTTACTGATCGCATTTCCTTTGACCGTATTCTCAGCACCACAGCAAGAACTTCAGGGAGTAAAGACAGAGATCTCCCGGCAACGCACTTCACTGGACAAACAATCCAAACAATTAGACAAGCTGCAAAGTACTTTAAAGCAGCAGGAACTCAGTATCTCTTCTCTTGAAAAACAGATCGCTACAACCAAAACATTACTGAGTAAGTCAAACCAGAGTCTGGCAAAAACTGAACAAAAAATTCGTCTTATCGAACAAAAAAAACAGAAACAAGAGAACCAGCTCGGACAGCTGTTACATACCTATTACATGCTTCATAAAAAAAATTCCGCTGAGTATCTGTTCAAAGATGATCCGAATGATGATCGAATCAGGCAATATTATCAACATCTGGCAAAAGCCCGAATCGAAATCATTGAACAGCTGAATAAAACAACACAGCAACTCTACAATCATGAAAAACTCGGCCAGCAAGAACGGGATAAAATTAAGTCTTTGCTATCACAACAAACAGCCAGACATAAGAAACTACAAAATACTCAATCAAAACGACGGACAACATTAAAAAAAATCAAATCCAATATATCCAGCAACAAAAATTATCTGGCTGAACTGCAGCGAAATGAATCCAGACTTAAAGCAGAAATGGCTAAGGCAACCAAACGCAATATTGTACCAATGAAAGGATTAGCCAGCAGAAAAGGGAAACTGGCATGGCCGCTAAAAGGAAAACTGCTTCACAGATTCAGAACAAGGCAGACAGGTCAGGTACGCTGGAAAGGTATTGTCATTAGTGCTTCCTATGGTCAGTCAGTCAAAGCGGTCTATCCGGGGACAGTTGTCTTTTCAGATTACTTAAGAGGATATGGTCTGGTTGTGCTAATCGATCATGGAAAAGGGGATATGACCTTATATGGATTCAATCAGACTTTACTGAAAAAAGAAGGAGATCGTGTTTCAGCTGGCGAAAGAATTGCCCTTGCCGGCGATACAGGAGGACAACCAGTGCCCTCATTGTATTTTGAAATTCGCCGCAACAGTAAAGCAGAAAACCCATTAAGCTGGCTGGCAAAATAA
- a CDS encoding acetyltransferase, with amino-acid sequence MHFDIFNGDADGILSLLQLRKAHPQDSVLVTGVKRDIRLLDTVDVSDGDTLTVLDISMEKNQQGLHRLLPQAKQIFYADHHKSGDIPVSDKLEAHIDLDANICTALIVDRYLQGQYHSWAITAAFGDNLNAVAQRLSSLAGYSSEEAKQLEELGILLNYNGYGHHLDDLHYHPAELYQLLMEYESPFEVISDLSSPFYSLRTGYQSDFQAVSELMPVYNSRYLSVIELPDAVFSRRISGVFGNYLANEFPDRAHIILTRNEDTSFRISLRAPLNNKQGAGDICSDFPTGGGRAAAAGVNALPEHILERFIARTESYYSGKSV; translated from the coding sequence ATGCATTTCGATATATTTAATGGCGATGCTGATGGCATTTTGTCTTTATTGCAGCTCCGTAAGGCACACCCCCAAGATTCTGTGCTGGTGACAGGCGTTAAACGTGATATCCGGTTACTCGATACTGTTGACGTCTCCGATGGTGATACGCTGACAGTCCTGGATATTTCGATGGAAAAGAATCAGCAAGGACTTCACCGTCTCTTGCCGCAGGCTAAGCAAATTTTTTATGCAGATCATCATAAGAGTGGTGATATTCCGGTTTCAGATAAGCTCGAAGCGCACATCGACTTAGATGCCAACATATGTACAGCATTGATTGTTGATCGGTATCTTCAGGGGCAATATCATTCCTGGGCAATTACAGCAGCCTTTGGCGATAACCTGAACGCAGTCGCTCAGCGACTGTCTTCTCTGGCTGGTTACTCGTCAGAAGAAGCCAAACAGCTGGAAGAGTTAGGAATACTACTGAATTATAATGGTTATGGTCATCATCTTGATGATTTACATTACCATCCGGCTGAGCTCTATCAGCTATTGATGGAGTATGAATCTCCATTTGAAGTGATATCGGACTTATCCTCTCCGTTTTATTCGCTCAGGACCGGTTATCAGAGCGATTTTCAGGCTGTCTCTGAACTGATGCCTGTATATAACAGCCGGTATTTAAGTGTTATTGAATTACCCGACGCAGTTTTCTCCAGACGTATCAGTGGTGTTTTCGGTAATTATCTGGCGAATGAGTTTCCTGACCGGGCTCATATCATTTTGACCCGAAATGAGGATACTTCATTCCGGATATCATTGCGGGCACCATTGAATAATAAACAGGGTGCCGGAGATATTTGTAGTGATTTTCCCACGGGTGGGGGCAGAGCAGCGGCCGCTGGTGTAAACGCGTTGCCGGAACACATTTTAGAGCGGTTTATTGCCCGGACTGAGTCCTATTACTCAGGAAAATCCGTCTGA
- a CDS encoding TetR/AcrR family transcriptional regulator produces the protein MKTREKIISAALELFNEQGERTITTNHIAAHIQISPGNLYYYFRNKQEIVREIFKLYATELLERFSPPNKDKESLALLRHYLDSIFTLMWKYRFFYANLPEILQKDQQLHEDYILVQNKLRHNLVQIICVFTEMSLITISDDDMQSFVTTLHMVTASWLNYRTAMSLKTEVTEEVILQGMLQMIAMVKPRATAQGLEQLTLLEEGVIAMHQ, from the coding sequence GTGAAAACAAGAGAAAAAATCATATCTGCAGCGTTAGAACTTTTTAATGAACAGGGTGAACGAACGATCACAACAAATCATATTGCTGCACATATTCAGATTAGCCCTGGCAACTTATATTATTATTTCCGGAATAAGCAGGAAATCGTCAGAGAAATATTCAAACTCTATGCGACAGAACTGCTTGAAAGGTTCTCCCCCCCAAATAAGGATAAAGAAAGCCTTGCTTTGTTGCGCCATTATCTCGATTCTATTTTCACACTGATGTGGAAATATCGTTTCTTTTACGCCAATCTGCCGGAAATTTTACAGAAAGATCAACAGTTACATGAAGACTATATTCTGGTTCAGAATAAACTGCGCCATAATCTTGTGCAGATTATCTGTGTCTTCACTGAAATGTCACTCATTACGATTTCAGATGATGACATGCAGTCATTTGTGACGACGTTACATATGGTAACTGCAAGCTGGCTCAATTACAGAACGGCGATGTCATTAAAAACTGAGGTGACTGAAGAGGTTATTCTTCAGGGCATGTTGCAAATGATTGCGATGGTTAAACCCAGAGCAACAGCTCAGGGATTAGAACAACTCACCTTATTGGAAGAAGGGGTGATTGCAATGCACCAATAA
- the hemE gene encoding uroporphyrinogen decarboxylase — MGISMNELKNDRYIRALLKQPVDRTPVWMMRQAGRYLPEYRQLRSQAGDFMSLCKNPDLASEVTLQPLRRFPLDAAILFSDILTIPDAMGLGLYFEAGEGPKFERPIKNQADIDRIGTLDPEHELRYVMDAVRRIRVDLDGLVPLIGFSGSPWTLATYMVEGGSSKAFTKIKKMMYAEPAMLHSLLEKLARSVVDYLNAQIQAGAQSVMIFDTWGGVLTPRDYELFSLQYMHKIVDGLIRDYQGHRIPVTLFTKNGGMWLEKIAATGCDAVGLDWTVNMKEARSRIGDKVSLQGNMDPSILYASPERIREEISHILAEYGQGTGHVFNLGHGIHLDVAPENAAVFVNSVHELSQAYHR, encoded by the coding sequence ATGGGAATTAGTATGAATGAACTGAAGAATGATCGCTATATACGGGCATTGCTGAAACAGCCTGTCGATCGAACTCCGGTATGGATGATGCGGCAGGCAGGCAGGTATTTACCTGAATACCGGCAACTCAGATCTCAGGCTGGAGATTTTATGTCTCTGTGCAAAAATCCTGATCTTGCTTCAGAAGTTACTTTACAACCTTTGCGTCGTTTCCCGCTTGATGCTGCAATTCTGTTTTCGGATATTTTAACCATTCCTGATGCGATGGGATTAGGGCTTTACTTCGAAGCAGGAGAGGGGCCAAAGTTTGAACGCCCTATCAAAAATCAGGCTGATATTGACCGTATTGGGACATTGGATCCTGAACATGAACTGAGATATGTGATGGATGCGGTCCGAAGAATCCGCGTTGATTTGGATGGGCTTGTTCCTCTGATTGGGTTTTCTGGTAGTCCCTGGACCCTAGCGACTTATATGGTCGAAGGTGGAAGTTCTAAGGCTTTTACCAAAATAAAAAAAATGATGTATGCAGAACCCGCAATGCTACATTCATTACTTGAAAAGCTGGCCAGGAGCGTTGTTGACTATCTGAATGCACAAATTCAGGCAGGTGCTCAGTCGGTGATGATCTTTGATACATGGGGCGGTGTTTTAACGCCACGTGACTACGAGCTCTTTTCTTTGCAATATATGCATAAAATAGTTGATGGATTAATCCGGGATTATCAGGGACATCGTATCCCTGTAACATTATTCACGAAGAATGGTGGGATGTGGCTTGAGAAAATTGCCGCAACAGGATGTGATGCTGTGGGGCTGGACTGGACTGTTAATATGAAGGAAGCCAGATCCCGTATTGGTGATAAAGTGTCTTTACAGGGGAATATGGATCCATCGATTCTTTACGCATCCCCCGAACGTATCAGAGAAGAAATATCCCATATTCTCGCTGAATACGGGCAAGGGACCGGGCATGTTTTTAATCTGGGGCATGGTATCCACTTAGATGTTGCACCAGAGAATGCGGCAGTATTTGTCAATTCAGTTCATGAACTATCTCAGGCTTATCATCGTTAG
- the nudC gene encoding NAD(+) diphosphatase: MLKNSDTRNAYWCVVSGSSLWTVEDTLPFGTGQQFGLPAEEAILIGEYKNHPVYWLNEEELDSSFEMISLRDLLHLDESLFLLASKAVQYGHMTRTQRFCSQCGGRNYFHHRDYAMQCQECKTIHYPRIFPCIIVAVRKENQILLAQHPRHQNGLYTVIAGFVEAGETLEQCVEREVYEETGIRVKNIRYFGSQPWAFPSSMMVAFLADYDSGTIKPDYSELSDAAWFEADNTPELLAPSGTIARSLIEATISDIRQR; encoded by the coding sequence ATGTTAAAGAATAGTGATACAAGAAACGCTTATTGGTGTGTTGTTTCAGGAAGTTCACTCTGGACTGTTGAAGACACACTACCTTTCGGAACGGGACAACAATTTGGCCTGCCTGCAGAAGAAGCAATTTTGATTGGTGAATATAAGAATCACCCTGTTTATTGGCTCAATGAAGAAGAACTGGATTCTTCATTTGAGATGATATCTTTGCGGGATCTGCTACATCTCGATGAATCGTTGTTTTTGCTGGCCAGCAAGGCGGTTCAATATGGACATATGACCCGGACACAGCGTTTTTGTTCTCAATGTGGTGGAAGAAATTACTTCCATCATCGTGACTATGCAATGCAATGTCAGGAATGTAAAACGATTCATTACCCCAGAATCTTTCCCTGCATCATTGTTGCGGTACGTAAAGAGAACCAAATACTTTTGGCACAGCATCCAAGGCATCAAAATGGATTATATACTGTGATCGCCGGATTTGTTGAAGCAGGGGAGACACTGGAGCAGTGTGTAGAGCGTGAGGTCTATGAAGAAACAGGAATAAGGGTCAAGAATATTCGCTATTTTGGCAGTCAGCCGTGGGCATTTCCATCGAGTATGATGGTTGCTTTTCTGGCTGACTATGATTCAGGAACTATAAAACCGGATTATAGTGAATTAAGTGATGCAGCCTGGTTTGAAGCGGATAATACCCCAGAGCTTCTTGCGCCCTCCGGGACGATTGCAAGATCTTTGATTGAAGCAACGATTAGTGATATCAGGCAAAGATAA
- a CDS encoding Rsd/AlgQ family anti-sigma factor, with protein MLNKFKRTQEQWGGSNEVIDHWLDTRQSLLVKYCRLVTKQPNSTRNTISELPTIHEIHSFCRRLVDYISTGHFKIYDTVKAKWESTGFTATDDINRTYIAIVETTDPLLNFADKYLDMKDGDQLENFDLELSELGEVLEVRFEVEDQLIQLIVDSLSIPPGA; from the coding sequence ATGTTAAACAAATTTAAAAGAACTCAGGAACAGTGGGGTGGCTCTAATGAAGTCATTGATCACTGGCTGGATACCCGACAATCCCTGTTAGTTAAATACTGCAGATTAGTCACGAAACAACCAAACTCAACCAGAAATACCATTTCTGAACTACCAACAATTCATGAGATTCATAGCTTCTGCAGAAGACTTGTCGATTACATCTCAACAGGTCACTTTAAAATTTACGATACAGTAAAAGCCAAGTGGGAATCGACAGGTTTTACTGCAACTGACGATATTAACCGAACTTACATAGCCATAGTAGAAACAACGGATCCACTTCTGAATTTTGCAGATAAATATCTGGATATGAAGGATGGGGATCAATTAGAAAACTTCGATCTGGAGTTATCTGAGTTAGGAGAAGTCCTTGAAGTCAGGTTTGAAGTTGAGGATCAACTTATTCAATTAATCGTAGACAGTTTATCGATTCCACCGGGCGCTTAA